AAGACGGATTGATCAAGTTTGTAAATGAAAAGGCTGCTGAAATTACCGGACATTCAAGGGCAGAGGCCTTAGCCTCTAATGCCATTGGGGCCTTTGTTCATCCGGATGATCAGGAAATGCTTGCGCAATACCACGCACGCCGGTTGCAAGGTGATGAATCCCACTATCAGTATCCTTTTAGATATATCCGCAA
This sequence is a window from Desulfomonilaceae bacterium. Protein-coding genes within it:
- a CDS encoding PAS domain S-box protein gives rise to the protein MHNQNKTRGQLIDELNEMRGKVAELEAVQKSLNKKESQYLDIIDKTNEGIFVIQDGLIKFVNEKAAEITGHSRAEALASNAIGAFVHPDDQEMLAQYHARRLQGDESHYQYPFRYIR